ATGCATACTTTTAGTCAGCAGCTTTTCCAGTTTTTTATTACTTTTAGCGGAAACGAATTTACCAATAACGAGTTCATGCAATCTTTCGCTATATAATTGATACATGTCTGTTTCCGTTTGCCAAGCTGATGATTCCACTTGGTAATAATAACGCGGAGGCAAAATAATCAGATTGACTAGACCTGCTGTTACCAAACCGATAACGGCTGTGAGTAAGCGTGAGAAGAAATTAAATAAATAAGCATCTCCAATCCCTGGAATCATAGCCATAGCAGTCAAAGTCGCAACGGTGATACCATCATGTAATTTCAATTTAGCACAAATGAAGATAGTACAAGTCGCACTTAATGCATAGGCTAAAGCAGATTTATCACTGAATATATATGTAAAGAGGACTGCGAGCAATGCACCAATAACGGTGGCAGGCAATCTTTTGTATCCTTTTTTCAAGGAAGCTTTGGCTGTCGGTTCTATGGTTACAATAGCTGTGAGTGTTGCATAAATAGGATTCAAGTGAAGCGCCATACAAAAGAAAGCAGTTAAGAAAGTTGCTAAGCCTGTTTTGATGGTTCTCGCTCCGATAATTTTGGTATACCATTTGTCGTTTTTCATAATTAAAACCTCGCTTGGATGATGCACTTACAACAACAATTTTCAAATTCGTAAAGCTATAAGTTCAATTTAAAATTTCCTACGTTTAGTATATCAGATTAATTTTGGTATAATAAGATGGAATGAGTACCAAAATGTGATGTTCGAATAGAGTAAATTGCATGGCGGCAGTGAAAAGATAAAGTCTAACCGTACTTTCTGGTACGGGCTTACTT
Above is a genomic segment from Staphylococcus piscifermentans containing:
- a CDS encoding FUSC family protein, producing MKNDKWYTKIIGARTIKTGLATFLTAFFCMALHLNPIYATLTAIVTIEPTAKASLKKGYKRLPATVIGALLAVLFTYIFSDKSALAYALSATCTIFICAKLKLHDGITVATLTAMAMIPGIGDAYLFNFFSRLLTAVIGLVTAGLVNLIILPPRYYYQVESSAWQTETDMYQLYSERLHELVIGKFVSAKSNKKLEKLLTKSMHVETLLRYQKDELSYHKHEEDWVLLKALTNRAHIDRLFITHLSNIIYLPKDTFVVFNSEEREAILKVAHSISEIIATGYFERETQSINLLKATVTHLDEFDKEQLKSHLIYEILLTYRILDNRYA